CGGGATGGTGTCTTGGCCCATCCCCGAGAACGCAAGCGAGAGCCGGTTGACCTCACCGACGAACGGAGGGAAAAAGTCGAAACGGCGATCCGCGGGATTCACGATGTCGTCGAACAGTTCTCGCCACCACCGGCTGAGGAGAAACCGTTCTGTGACTCGTGTGCGTATCACGACTTCTGTTGGTGTTAACAATGGACCGAAACTACCACGTCTTTTCCGACGGCCGACTCGAACGAAGCGACGACACGCTCAGACTCGTTCCTGACGACGGGGGCGAGAAGAAGTACATTCCAGTCGAGAACGCCGAGGCATTCTTCCTCCACGGCCAGATCGATTTCAACACGCGGTTGATGTCGTTTCTCAACGACCGGACGGTCGCACTCCATGTCTTCGGGTGGGAGGATTACTACTCGGGTTCCGTGATGCCGAAACGCGGGCAGACCTCGGGGAAGACTATCGTCAATCAAGTGCGCGCCTACGAGGATAGCGAGCATCGACGACAGCTCGCCGCCGCGATTGTGAGGGGAAGCATCCACAACATGCGGACGAACGTCGTCTACTACAACGGCCGCGACCACGATCTCGGCGGCGTCATCGATGACCTGGAAGCTGCGGCCGCACGCGTCGACGAATCGCTTCCTGTCGATGAACTACTAGGTGTCGAGGCGACGGCGAGAAAAGCCTACTACCGGAGCTT
The window above is part of the Halostagnicola kamekurae genome. Proteins encoded here:
- the cas1b gene encoding type I-B CRISPR-associated endonuclease Cas1b — protein: MDRNYHVFSDGRLERSDDTLRLVPDDGGEKKYIPVENAEAFFLHGQIDFNTRLMSFLNDRTVALHVFGWEDYYSGSVMPKRGQTSGKTIVNQVRAYEDSEHRRQLAAAIVRGSIHNMRTNVVYYNGRDHDLGGVIDDLEAAAARVDESLPVDELLGVEATARKAYYRSFNEILPSEFQLSRREYNPPPNEINSLISFGNSLVYANCVSAIRATALDPTISYLHEPGERRYSLSLDIADLFKPVLADRVLFRLVNRNQISDTDFETELGSCLLNESGRKTYTKAFEETLERTVEHPTLNRKVSYQYLMRLEAYKLKKHLLTGEVYDPFQRWW